The following is a genomic window from Thiovulum sp. ES.
TGAAAGAGATTCATCAATTGAAATATCAACAAATTCACCTTTTCCATTGATTGTTGCCTCAACCATTCCACCACCAGCTTTTGCTTTTAGTAGCTTTTCTTCAGCTTCTGCTTCACTCTCTTTTACTTTTTTTTGCATTTCAGTAAAAGCATTTTGAAACTCAGAGAGGTCTAAATCACCTAATTTTCCAAACATTTTAAATTCCAAATATTTTTTACAATTCTAACTTTTA
Proteins encoded in this region:
- a CDS encoding DNA-binding protein, YbaB/EbfC family (PFAM: Uncharacterised BCR, YbaB family COG0718~TIGRFAM: DNA-binding protein, YbaB/EbfC family~IMG reference gene:2508610960_SP), which gives rise to MFGKLGDLDLSEFQNAFTEMQKKVKESEAEAEEKLLKAKAGGGMVEATINGKGEFVDISIDESLSDDFDSLKILLIAVVNDALKMAKEEQKKSAMNIVSNSLGGMR